In Rattus norvegicus strain BN/NHsdMcwi chromosome 3, GRCr8, whole genome shotgun sequence, a genomic segment contains:
- the Thbs1 gene encoding thrombospondin-1 isoform 1 precursor (isoform 1 precursor is encoded by transcript variant 1) → MELLRGLGVLFLLHVCGSNRIPESGGDNGVFDIFELIGGARKVPGRRLVKGQDLSSPAFRIENANLIPPVPDDKFQDLLDAVWADKGFIFLASLRQMKKTRGTLLAVERKDNSGQIFSVVSNGKAGTLDLSLSLPGKQQVVSVEEALLATGQWKSITLFVQEDRAQLYIDCDKMESAELDVPIQSIFTRDLANVARLRVAKGDVNDNFQGVLQNVRFVFGTTPEDILRNKGCSSSTNVLLTLDNNVVNGSSPAIRTNYIGHKTKDLQAICGLSCDELSSMVLELRGLRTIVTTLQDSIRKVTEENRELASELRRPPLCFHNGVQYRNNEEWTVDSCTECHCQNSVTICKKVSCPIMPCSNATVPDGECCPRCWPSDSADDGWSPWSEWTSCSATCGNGIQQRGRSCDSLNNRCEGSSVQTRTCHIQECDKRFKQDGGWSHWSPWSSCSVTCGDGVITRIRLCNSPSPQMNGKPCEGEARETKACKKDACPINGGWSPWSLWDICSVTCGGGVQRRSRLCNNPTPQFGGKDCVGDVTENQVCNKQDCPIDGCLSNPCFAGAKCTSYPDGSWKCGACPPGYSGNGIQCKDVDECKEVPDACFNHNGEHRCKNTDPGYNCLPCPPRFTGSQPFGRGVEHAMANKQVCKPRNPCTDGTHDCNKNAKCNYLGHYSDPMYRCECKPGYAGNGIICGEDTDLDGWPNENLVCVANATYHCKKDNCPNLPNSGQEDYDKDGIGDACDDDDDNDKIPDDRDNCPFHYNPAQYDYDRDDVGDRCDNCPYNHNPDQADTDNNGEGDACAVDIDGDGILNERDNCQYVYNVDQRDTDMDGVGDQCDNCPLEHNPDQLDSDSDRIGDTCDNNQDIDEDGHQNNLDNCPYVPNANQADHDKDGKGDACDHDDDNDGIPDDRDNCRLVPNPDQKDSDGDGRGDACKDDFDHDNVPDIDDICPENVDISETDFRRFQMIPLDPKGTSQNDPNWVVRHQGKELVQTVNCDPGLAVGYDEFNAVDFSGTFFINTERDDDYAGFVFGYQSSSRFYVVMWKQVTQSYWDTNPTRAQGYSGLSVKVVNSTTGPGEHLRNALWHTGNTPGQVRTLWHDPRHIGWKDFTAYRWRLSHRPKTGFIRVVMYEGKKIMADSGPIYDKTYAGGRLGLFVFSQEMVFFSDMKYECRDS, encoded by the exons ATGGAGCTCCTCAGGGGACTAGGCGTCCTGTTCCtgttgcatgtgtgtggaagCAACCGCATTCCAG AGTCTGGGGGAGACAATGGTGTGTTCGACATTTTTGAACTCATTGGAGGTGCCCGCAAGGTTCCGGGTCGCCGACTGGTGAAGGGCCAAGATCTATCCAGCCCCGCCTTCCGGATCGAGAATGCCAACCTGATCCCCCCTGTGCCAGATGACAAGTTCCAAGACCTACTGGACGCTGTGTGGGCCGACAAAGGCTTCATCTTCCTGGCTTCCTTGAGGCAGATGAAGAAGACTCGGGGCACACTCCTGGCCGTGGAACGGAAAGACAATTCTGGCCAGATCTTCAGTGTGGTCTCCAATGGCAAAGCCGGCACCCTCGATCTGAGTCTGAGCCTGCCCGGGAAGCAGCAAGTGGTGTCAGTGGAGGAAGCTCTCCTGGCCACTGGCCAGTGGAAGAGCATCACGCTGTTTGTCCAAGAAGACAGGGCCCAGCTCTACATTGACTGTGACAAGATGGAGAGCGCAGAGCTGGATGTTCCCATCCAGAGCATCTTCACCAGGGATTTGGCCAATGTCGCCAGGCTCCGAGTCGCAAAGGGAGATGTCAATGACAATTTTCAG GGGGTGCTGCAGAATGTGAGGTTTGTCTTTGGAACCACCCCAGAAGACATTCTCAGGAACAAAGGCTGCTCCAGTT CTACCAACGTCCTTCTCACCCTTGACAACAACGTGGTGAACGGTTCCAGCCCTGCCATCCGCACCAACTACATCGGCCACAAAACAAAGGACCTCCAAGCCAtctgtggcctctcctgtgacGAACTATCCAGCATGGTCCTGGAACTGAGGGGCCTGCGTACCATCGTGACCACGCTACAGGACAGCATTCGAAAAGTG ACGGAAGAGAACAGAGAGCTGGCTAGCGAGCTGAGGCGGCCTCCCCTCTGCTTCCACAATGGAGTCCAATACAGGAACAACGAGGAGTGGACTGTAGATAGTTGCACAGAGTGTCACTGCCAG AACTCAGTTACCATCTGCAAAAAGGTGTCCTGTCCCATCATGCCCTGCTCCAATGCCACAGTTCCTGATGGTGAATGCTGCCCACGGTGCTGGC CCAGTGACTCTGCTGACGATGGCTGGTCTCCCTGGTCTGAGTGGACCTCTTGCTCTGCCACCTGTGGCAATGGGATTCAGCAACGTGGTCGCTCCTGTGACAGCCTCAACAACAGATGTGAGGGCTCTTCAGTACAGACGAGGACCTGCCACATTCAGGAGTGCGACAAAAGAT TTAAACAGGATGGTGGTTGGAGTCACTGGTCCCCGTGGTCGTCCTGTTCTGTGACCTGTGGTGACGGTGTGATCACGAGGATCCGACTCTGCAactcccccagcccccagatgAACGGGAAGCCCTGTGAAGGTGAAGCTCGGGAGACCAAAGCCTGCAAGAAGGACGCCTGCCCAA TCAATGGAGGCTGGAGTCCCTGGTCACTATGGGACATCTGCTCTgtcacctgtggaggaggagtACAGAGACGTAGCCGACTCTGCAACAACCCCACACCCCAGTTTGGAGGCAAAGACTGTGTTGGTGATGTGACGGAAAATCAAGTTTGCAACAAGCAGGACTGTCCGATTG ATGGATGCCTGTCCAATCCCTGCTTTGCTGGTGCCAAGTGTACGAGCTATCCTGATGGTAGCTGGAAATGTGGTGCGTGTCCTCCTGGCTACAGTGGAAATGGTATCCAGTGCAAAGACGTCGACGAG TGCAAAGAAGTGCCTGATGCTTGCTTCAATCACAACGGAGAACATCGGTGCAAGAACACAGATCCTGGCTACAACTGCCTGCCCTGCCCACCACGATTCACCGGCTCACAGCCCTTCGGCAGAGGTGTCGAACACGCTATGGCCAACAAACAG GTGTGCAAACCCCGAAACCCCTGCACCGACGGGACACACGACTGCAACAAGAACGCCAAGTGCAACTACCTGGGTCACTACAGCGACCCCATGTACCGCTGTGAGTGCAAGCCTGGCTACGCAGGCAATGGCATCATTTGCGGAGAGGACACAGACCTTGACGGCTGGCCTAATGAAAACCTGGTGTGTGTGGCCAACGCAACTTACCACTGCAAAAAG GACAACTGCCCCAATCTTCCCAATTCGGGGCAGGAAGACTATGACAAGGATGGGATTGGCGATGCctgtgatgacgatgatgacaacgACAAGATTCCTGATGACAGG GACAACTGTCCATTCCATTACAACCCAGCCCAGTATGACTATGACAGAGATGATGTGGGAGACCGCTGTGACAATTGCCCCTACAACCACAACCCTGACCAGGCAGACACAGACAACAATGGGGAGGGAGATGCCTGCGCTGTGGACATCGATGGGGATG GAATCCTCAATGAACGAGACAACTGCCAGTATGTTTACAACGTGGATCAGAGGGACACGGACATGGATGGGGTTGGAGACCAGTGTGACAACTGCCCCCTGGAACACAATCCAGACCAG CTGGACTCTGACTCGGACCGCATAGGGGACACCTGTGACAACAATCAGGACATCGATGAGGATGGCCATCAGAACAACCTGGACAACTGTCCCTATGTGCCCAATGCCAACCAGGCCGACCACGATAAAGATGGTAAAGGAGACGCCTGTGACCATGACGATGACAACGACGGCATCCCTGATGACAGAGACAACTGCAGGCTGGTGCCCAATCCTGACCAGAAGGACTCTGATG GTGATGGCCGAGGCGATGCCTGCAAAGACGACTTTGACCATGACAATGTGCCAGACATTGATGACATCTGTCCTGAGAATGTTGACATCAGTGAAACCGATTTCCGCCGATTCCAGATGATTCCTCTAGATCCCAAAGGAACCTCCCAAAATGACCCTAACTGGGTTGTCCGCCATCAGGGCAAAGAACTTGTCCAGACTGTAAACTGTGACCCTGGACTTGCTGTAG GTTATGATGAGTTTAATGCCGTGGACTTCAGTGGTACCTTCTTCATCAACACTGAGAGGGATGACGACTATGCTGGCTTTGTTTTCGGCTACCAGTCCAGCAGCCGCTTCTACGTTGTGATGTGGAAACAAGTCACCCAGTCCTACTGGGACACCAACCCCACAAGGGCTCAGGGATACTCAGGCCTGTCTGTAAAGGTTGTAAACTCCACCACTGGCCCCGGCGAGCACCTGCGGAATGCACTGTGGCACACAGGAAACACCCCTGGCCAG GTGCGCACCCTGTGGCATGACCCTCGTCACATTGGCTGGAAAGATTTCACTGCATACAGATGGCGTCTCAGCCACAGGCCAAAGACCGGTTTTATCAG aGTGGTGATGtatgaaggaaagaaaatcatGGCTGACTCAGGACCCATCTATGACAAAACCTACGCTGGCGGTAGACTAGGCCTGTTCGTCTTCTCTCAAGAAATGGTGTTCTTCTCGGACATGAAATACGAGTGCCGAG ACTCCTAA
- the Thbs1 gene encoding thrombospondin-1 isoform 2 precursor (isoform 2 precursor is encoded by transcript variant 2), which yields MELLRGLGVLFLLHVCGSNRIPESGGDNGVFDIFELIGGARKVPGRRLVKGQDLSSPAFRIENANLIPPVPDDKFQDLLDAVWADKGFIFLASLRQMKKTRGTLLAVERKDNSGQIFSVVSNGKAGTLDLSLSLPGKQQVVSVEEALLATGQWKSITLFVQEDRAQLYIDCDKMESAELDVPIQSIFTRDLANVARLRVAKGDVNDNFQGVLQNVRFVFGTTPEDILRNKGCSSSATNVLLTLDNNVVNGSSPAIRTNYIGHKTKDLQAICGLSCDELSSMVLELRGLRTIVTTLQDSIRKVTEENRELASELRRPPLCFHNGVQYRNNEEWTVDSCTECHCQNSVTICKKVSCPIMPCSNATVPDGECCPRCWPSDSADDGWSPWSEWTSCSATCGNGIQQRGRSCDSLNNRCEGSSVQTRTCHIQECDKRFKQDGGWSHWSPWSSCSVTCGDGVITRIRLCNSPSPQMNGKPCEGEARETKACKKDACPINGGWSPWSLWDICSVTCGGGVQRRSRLCNNPTPQFGGKDCVGDVTENQVCNKQDCPIDGCLSNPCFAGAKCTSYPDGSWKCGACPPGYSGNGIQCKDVDECKEVPDACFNHNGEHRCKNTDPGYNCLPCPPRFTGSQPFGRGVEHAMANKQVCKPRNPCTDGTHDCNKNAKCNYLGHYSDPMYRCECKPGYAGNGIICGEDTDLDGWPNENLVCVANATYHCKKDNCPNLPNSGQEDYDKDGIGDACDDDDDNDKIPDDRDNCPFHYNPAQYDYDRDDVGDRCDNCPYNHNPDQADTDNNGEGDACAVDIDGDGILNERDNCQYVYNVDQRDTDMDGVGDQCDNCPLEHNPDQLDSDSDRIGDTCDNNQDIDEDGHQNNLDNCPYVPNANQADHDKDGKGDACDHDDDNDGIPDDRDNCRLVPNPDQKDSDGDGRGDACKDDFDHDNVPDIDDICPENVDISETDFRRFQMIPLDPKGTSQNDPNWVVRHQGKELVQTVNCDPGLAVGYDEFNAVDFSGTFFINTERDDDYAGFVFGYQSSSRFYVVMWKQVTQSYWDTNPTRAQGYSGLSVKVVNSTTGPGEHLRNALWHTGNTPGQVRTLWHDPRHIGWKDFTAYRWRLSHRPKTGFIRVVMYEGKKIMADSGPIYDKTYAGGRLGLFVFSQEMVFFSDMKYECRDS from the exons ATGGAGCTCCTCAGGGGACTAGGCGTCCTGTTCCtgttgcatgtgtgtggaagCAACCGCATTCCAG AGTCTGGGGGAGACAATGGTGTGTTCGACATTTTTGAACTCATTGGAGGTGCCCGCAAGGTTCCGGGTCGCCGACTGGTGAAGGGCCAAGATCTATCCAGCCCCGCCTTCCGGATCGAGAATGCCAACCTGATCCCCCCTGTGCCAGATGACAAGTTCCAAGACCTACTGGACGCTGTGTGGGCCGACAAAGGCTTCATCTTCCTGGCTTCCTTGAGGCAGATGAAGAAGACTCGGGGCACACTCCTGGCCGTGGAACGGAAAGACAATTCTGGCCAGATCTTCAGTGTGGTCTCCAATGGCAAAGCCGGCACCCTCGATCTGAGTCTGAGCCTGCCCGGGAAGCAGCAAGTGGTGTCAGTGGAGGAAGCTCTCCTGGCCACTGGCCAGTGGAAGAGCATCACGCTGTTTGTCCAAGAAGACAGGGCCCAGCTCTACATTGACTGTGACAAGATGGAGAGCGCAGAGCTGGATGTTCCCATCCAGAGCATCTTCACCAGGGATTTGGCCAATGTCGCCAGGCTCCGAGTCGCAAAGGGAGATGTCAATGACAATTTTCAG GGGGTGCTGCAGAATGTGAGGTTTGTCTTTGGAACCACCCCAGAAGACATTCTCAGGAACAAAGGCTGCTCCAGTT CAGCTACCAACGTCCTTCTCACCCTTGACAACAACGTGGTGAACGGTTCCAGCCCTGCCATCCGCACCAACTACATCGGCCACAAAACAAAGGACCTCCAAGCCAtctgtggcctctcctgtgacGAACTATCCAGCATGGTCCTGGAACTGAGGGGCCTGCGTACCATCGTGACCACGCTACAGGACAGCATTCGAAAAGTG ACGGAAGAGAACAGAGAGCTGGCTAGCGAGCTGAGGCGGCCTCCCCTCTGCTTCCACAATGGAGTCCAATACAGGAACAACGAGGAGTGGACTGTAGATAGTTGCACAGAGTGTCACTGCCAG AACTCAGTTACCATCTGCAAAAAGGTGTCCTGTCCCATCATGCCCTGCTCCAATGCCACAGTTCCTGATGGTGAATGCTGCCCACGGTGCTGGC CCAGTGACTCTGCTGACGATGGCTGGTCTCCCTGGTCTGAGTGGACCTCTTGCTCTGCCACCTGTGGCAATGGGATTCAGCAACGTGGTCGCTCCTGTGACAGCCTCAACAACAGATGTGAGGGCTCTTCAGTACAGACGAGGACCTGCCACATTCAGGAGTGCGACAAAAGAT TTAAACAGGATGGTGGTTGGAGTCACTGGTCCCCGTGGTCGTCCTGTTCTGTGACCTGTGGTGACGGTGTGATCACGAGGATCCGACTCTGCAactcccccagcccccagatgAACGGGAAGCCCTGTGAAGGTGAAGCTCGGGAGACCAAAGCCTGCAAGAAGGACGCCTGCCCAA TCAATGGAGGCTGGAGTCCCTGGTCACTATGGGACATCTGCTCTgtcacctgtggaggaggagtACAGAGACGTAGCCGACTCTGCAACAACCCCACACCCCAGTTTGGAGGCAAAGACTGTGTTGGTGATGTGACGGAAAATCAAGTTTGCAACAAGCAGGACTGTCCGATTG ATGGATGCCTGTCCAATCCCTGCTTTGCTGGTGCCAAGTGTACGAGCTATCCTGATGGTAGCTGGAAATGTGGTGCGTGTCCTCCTGGCTACAGTGGAAATGGTATCCAGTGCAAAGACGTCGACGAG TGCAAAGAAGTGCCTGATGCTTGCTTCAATCACAACGGAGAACATCGGTGCAAGAACACAGATCCTGGCTACAACTGCCTGCCCTGCCCACCACGATTCACCGGCTCACAGCCCTTCGGCAGAGGTGTCGAACACGCTATGGCCAACAAACAG GTGTGCAAACCCCGAAACCCCTGCACCGACGGGACACACGACTGCAACAAGAACGCCAAGTGCAACTACCTGGGTCACTACAGCGACCCCATGTACCGCTGTGAGTGCAAGCCTGGCTACGCAGGCAATGGCATCATTTGCGGAGAGGACACAGACCTTGACGGCTGGCCTAATGAAAACCTGGTGTGTGTGGCCAACGCAACTTACCACTGCAAAAAG GACAACTGCCCCAATCTTCCCAATTCGGGGCAGGAAGACTATGACAAGGATGGGATTGGCGATGCctgtgatgacgatgatgacaacgACAAGATTCCTGATGACAGG GACAACTGTCCATTCCATTACAACCCAGCCCAGTATGACTATGACAGAGATGATGTGGGAGACCGCTGTGACAATTGCCCCTACAACCACAACCCTGACCAGGCAGACACAGACAACAATGGGGAGGGAGATGCCTGCGCTGTGGACATCGATGGGGATG GAATCCTCAATGAACGAGACAACTGCCAGTATGTTTACAACGTGGATCAGAGGGACACGGACATGGATGGGGTTGGAGACCAGTGTGACAACTGCCCCCTGGAACACAATCCAGACCAG CTGGACTCTGACTCGGACCGCATAGGGGACACCTGTGACAACAATCAGGACATCGATGAGGATGGCCATCAGAACAACCTGGACAACTGTCCCTATGTGCCCAATGCCAACCAGGCCGACCACGATAAAGATGGTAAAGGAGACGCCTGTGACCATGACGATGACAACGACGGCATCCCTGATGACAGAGACAACTGCAGGCTGGTGCCCAATCCTGACCAGAAGGACTCTGATG GTGATGGCCGAGGCGATGCCTGCAAAGACGACTTTGACCATGACAATGTGCCAGACATTGATGACATCTGTCCTGAGAATGTTGACATCAGTGAAACCGATTTCCGCCGATTCCAGATGATTCCTCTAGATCCCAAAGGAACCTCCCAAAATGACCCTAACTGGGTTGTCCGCCATCAGGGCAAAGAACTTGTCCAGACTGTAAACTGTGACCCTGGACTTGCTGTAG GTTATGATGAGTTTAATGCCGTGGACTTCAGTGGTACCTTCTTCATCAACACTGAGAGGGATGACGACTATGCTGGCTTTGTTTTCGGCTACCAGTCCAGCAGCCGCTTCTACGTTGTGATGTGGAAACAAGTCACCCAGTCCTACTGGGACACCAACCCCACAAGGGCTCAGGGATACTCAGGCCTGTCTGTAAAGGTTGTAAACTCCACCACTGGCCCCGGCGAGCACCTGCGGAATGCACTGTGGCACACAGGAAACACCCCTGGCCAG GTGCGCACCCTGTGGCATGACCCTCGTCACATTGGCTGGAAAGATTTCACTGCATACAGATGGCGTCTCAGCCACAGGCCAAAGACCGGTTTTATCAG aGTGGTGATGtatgaaggaaagaaaatcatGGCTGACTCAGGACCCATCTATGACAAAACCTACGCTGGCGGTAGACTAGGCCTGTTCGTCTTCTCTCAAGAAATGGTGTTCTTCTCGGACATGAAATACGAGTGCCGAG ACTCCTAA